A region from the Antennarius striatus isolate MH-2024 chromosome 22, ASM4005453v1, whole genome shotgun sequence genome encodes:
- the LOC137589666 gene encoding serine/threonine-protein kinase pim-3-like: METQEPDKKISPVKKKQFEDKYCQLYRLGDGGQGSVYMGYRKEDFVHVAIKHIPQTLVFREDDDRSKMPLEVLFMKMSQQAGGSVGQSASISLLDHYDLEEELIIVMECPFPAVDLLNYSKSRGGTLEEEEARLFFKQLVEAVRELDANKIFHADIKMENILVDISSGVPRLRIIDFGLSMFINDGDTIEGIYRGTPSYYPPEWSWSSVYSSRPVTVWQIGVVLYNMLHQHFLKSLCISQKLSPNCQNVLRLCLAEDPQQRPTLEQLLSHSWLE, translated from the coding sequence ATGGAGACACAGGAGCCGGACAAGAAAATCAGTCCAGTGAAGAAGAAGCAGTTTGAGGATAAATATTGTCAACTGTACCGACTCGGTGATGGAGGCCAGGGATCTGTGTACATGGGTTACAGGAAGGAAGATTTTGTCCACGTAGCGATCAAGCACATTCCCCAGACCCTTGTTTTCCGTGAAGACGACGACAGGAGCAAGATGCCTCTTGAAGTGCTTTTCATGAAGATGAGTCAACAAGCAGGAGGATCGGTTGGCCAGTCAGCATCCATTTCCCTCCTGGACCACtacgacctggaggaggagctcatcatcgtcatggaaTGTCCATTTCCAGCGGTTGACCTCTTGAATTACAGCAAGTCCAGAGGAGGTactttggaggaagaggaggccagactcttcttcaagcagctggtggaagctgtcagagaacttgatgccaacaagattttccatgcagacatcaaaatggaaaatatcttgGTTGACATCAGCAGCGGTGTTCCACGTTTGAGGATAATTGACTTTGGtctaagcatgtttatcaacgacGGGGACACAATCGAAGGTATATATCGTGGAACCCCTTCCTATTACCCACCAGAGTGGTCCTGGAGTTCAGTGTACAGTAGCAGGCCTGTTACTGTGTGGCAGATCGGAGTGGTTCTCTATAACATGCTGCACCAACACTTTTTGAAGAGCCTCTGCATCAGTCAGAAGTTGTCTCCAAACTGCCAAAACGTGTtgcgtctgtgtctggctgaggaccctcagcagcgtcccactctggagcagctcctgaGTCATTCCTGGCTGGAATGA